The following is a genomic window from Candidatus Rokuibacteriota bacterium.
GGTCGCGTGATGCTCGACCGCGAGGTGCTCGTCTTTCCGGCGGTGCGGTCCATCTCGCCCGAGTCGCTTCTCCGCCTCGTTGGCGACGGCACCTCGGCGGTGCGCCGGCGCGGGCGCGGCCACGACCTGTACAACCTGCGCGCCTACCGGGCAGGGGACGATCCGCGCCTCATCCACTGGCGGTCGAGCGCCAAGGTCGAGTCGCTGCTGGTGCGCGAGATGGAGGCCGAGACGACCGAGGACACGCGCGTCGTCCTTTCGGGCAGGGGCGAGCGGGACGCGGCGAGGCTCGAAACGGCCCTCTCCGAGGCGGCCTCCATCGCGGCGCACCTGGCGCGCGCCGGCGCCGGGGTTGAGCTCACGGGCGCGGGGCTCTTCGTGCCGCTCGGGCGCGGGCTCGGCCAGGCGCGGCGCATCCTGACGGAGCTGGCCCTCTACGATCCGCGCGCGCCCGGGGCGAGCGCGGCAGAACCGGGGCCCGACGCCGGAGGCTGGCGCTCGCTGCGCGAAGTGCGCGTGGAGCTCGACTGAATGCCCGCGCTCTTAGCACTCCGCCTCGTCACCTACCTGCTCGTCTGCGCCGGCGTCGCCGCGCTCGCCCTGGCGGGGCTGCTGGGCCCGGTCGGCGGGGCCATCCTGGCGCTGGCCCTCACCGGCAGCTGGGTCATCGACCAGGTGCGCGACCGCATGCCGGTGCGCCCGATCTTCGCCTGGGCGCTCGTCGTGGCCGCGGCCGCCGCGATCGCGCTCGACCTGCTCTACCTCGCCCAGAGCCTCCTCGACGGCATGGTCCATCTCCTGCTCTTCCTGATCCTGATGCGCCTCTTCCGCCGCCGCTCGCTGAAGGACCTGCGGGACGCGGGCTTCCTCGCCTTTTTCATGCTGGTGGCGGCCTCGGCCGTCACGTTCAACGTGAGCTTCCTCTTCGTCTTCATTGCCTTCCTTTTGCTGGGCACCTGGATGCTGATCCTGCACCACGTCGTCTCCGAGTCGGAGCGGGCGAAGATCGGCGTCACGGATCTCACGGCGGGCGGGATCGGGCCGCGGAACCCCCTCTTCAGGATCTCGCTCGCGGCGGCGGCGGGCACGTTCGCGCTCGCGGGCCTGATGTTCTTCATCATCCCGCGCGTGGGCCAGGCGACGCTGCCCTTCCGGGCCGAGCTCGGCAAGCGCATTTCCGGTTTCACCGACCGCGTGGAGCTGGGCGCCTACGGCGAGATCGAGACCGACCAGACGGTGGTGATGCGCGTGAGCTTCCCGGAGAGCGTGAAAGACCCCGAGCGGCTGCCCAACCTTCGCTGGCGCGGGCTCGCCTTCGACCGCTTCGACGGGCGCATCTGGGAGGCGGCCTCGCGCCGGCGCGGTCTCCTCCGGCGCGACCCGTCGGGCGTGTTTCGCGTCACCGAGCCCCGAGGCACCGGGCCGCTCGTGCGCCAGGAGATCTTCCTCGAACCGATCGGCGCCGACGCCGTCTTCGCCGCCCCGCAGGCGCTCCGCATCGAGATGCGGCTGGGCGCCGTCGGGCTCGACGATATGGGCAGCATCACCACGCCCGCGTCGTCCGCTCGGCTCCAGTACTCGGTGGACTCGGAGCTCGAGGTGACTCCACCCCGGGGCCTGCGCGACGCTGCGTGGCCGCTTGTCACGCAGCCGCCGGGCGCCGCGCGCTATCTCCAGCTGCCGCCCCTGCCGGACCGCATCCCGGCCCTGGCGCGAGAGGTGACGGCGGGCAGCCGGAGTCCCTACGAGGCCGCCCTCAAGCTGAACCACTACCTGAGCACCCAGTTCACGTACACGCTCGTCCTCAAGCAGCAGACGACGCTCGGCCCGCTCGAGGAGTTCCTCTTCGTGCGGCGCTCGGGCAACTGCGAGTACTTCGCCGCCGCGATGGCCGTCATGCTGCGCAGCGTCGGCATCCCGGCGAGAGTCATCGGCGGCTTCCAACGTGGAGACTGGAATCCGTACGGCGCCTACTTCATGGTTCGCATGAAGGACGCGCACTCCTGGGTCGAGGCGTTCCTCGACGGCCCGGGCTGGGTCACCTTCGATCCCTCGCCGCGCGCCGCGGCCGAGGAGGCGTTCGGCGCGCGGAGCGCGGCGGCGCTCTATCTCGACGCACTCCGCATGCGCTGGTATCGCTACGTGGTCAACTGGAGCCTGCGCGACCAGGTGAGCGTGGCGGCCTCCGTGCACCGCGGGGCTTCGGAGTGGCGCGGCTCCTTGCTCGGGTGGCGCGACTCACTGCGCGCCGTGCCGCGCGGGTGGGTGGCCGCGATCGTGGTGTCGGTGCTCGTCGCGGCCTGGTTCCTCCGGCGCCATGCGCCGGGCGCCGCGCGCCGCGCGGCCGCGGCCGCCGTGCCGCGCTTCTACCTCCAGGC
Proteins encoded in this region:
- a CDS encoding DUF58 domain-containing protein — its product is MDSEWWWRPFRPRRTIWPTRDGWWCLFVVIGLGVAAINTGNNLLYLLVSLLLSLIVVSGVLSEQSMRGLRLDADAPEEIYAGAPALFGAVLANSKRWLTSYSVTLELLTRGGPTRFIYLPRLEAGRDRLLTWEEILPARGRQRLAGVRLTTRFPFGLFLKAGRVMLDREVLVFPAVRSISPESLLRLVGDGTSAVRRRGRGHDLYNLRAYRAGDDPRLIHWRSSAKVESLLVREMEAETTEDTRVVLSGRGERDAARLETALSEAASIAAHLARAGAGVELTGAGLFVPLGRGLGQARRILTELALYDPRAPGASAAEPGPDAGGWRSLREVRVELD
- a CDS encoding DUF3488 and transglutaminase-like domain-containing protein, translating into MPALLALRLVTYLLVCAGVAALALAGLLGPVGGAILALALTGSWVIDQVRDRMPVRPIFAWALVVAAAAAIALDLLYLAQSLLDGMVHLLLFLILMRLFRRRSLKDLRDAGFLAFFMLVAASAVTFNVSFLFVFIAFLLLGTWMLILHHVVSESERAKIGVTDLTAGGIGPRNPLFRISLAAAAGTFALAGLMFFIIPRVGQATLPFRAELGKRISGFTDRVELGAYGEIETDQTVVMRVSFPESVKDPERLPNLRWRGLAFDRFDGRIWEAASRRRGLLRRDPSGVFRVTEPRGTGPLVRQEIFLEPIGADAVFAAPQALRIEMRLGAVGLDDMGSITTPASSARLQYSVDSELEVTPPRGLRDAAWPLVTQPPGAARYLQLPPLPDRIPALAREVTAGSRSPYEAALKLNHYLSTQFTYTLVLKQQTTLGPLEEFLFVRRSGNCEYFAAAMAVMLRSVGIPARVIGGFQRGDWNPYGAYFMVRMKDAHSWVEAFLDGPGWVTFDPSPRAAAEEAFGARSAAALYLDALRMRWYRYVVNWSLRDQVSVAASVHRGASEWRGSLLGWRDSLRAVPRGWVAAIVVSVLVAAWFLRRHAPGAARRAAAAAVPRFYLQALRALGRRGFRRGSTETAREFSQRVEGAAPAFASAVARLTGAYERCRFGESALSPAEAAALDAALASLRRR